Proteins co-encoded in one Cupriavidus nantongensis genomic window:
- a CDS encoding DMT family transporter: MSGTQLSFSIPSSLWLPLGTAVLAGAAIPFQAGANATLGRMLGHPLSATLVSLLVSLVALLPVLWLMRVPLPSPAALAQAPAWLWSGGVLGVFYISAALIMAPRLGAAGFIAAVVAGQVLAALLVDQFGLAGFAVRALTPARLAGAALIVAGMLAMQWDSGAAAAPARQPPAGSGIESGSESGA; the protein is encoded by the coding sequence ATGTCAGGCACCCAGCTGTCGTTTTCTATCCCGTCGTCGCTCTGGCTGCCGCTAGGCACCGCCGTGCTGGCCGGTGCCGCGATCCCGTTCCAGGCCGGCGCCAACGCCACGCTCGGTCGCATGCTCGGCCATCCGCTGTCGGCCACGCTGGTGTCGCTGCTGGTCAGTCTGGTGGCGCTGCTGCCGGTGCTGTGGCTGATGCGGGTGCCGCTGCCGTCCCCGGCGGCGCTGGCGCAGGCGCCGGCCTGGCTGTGGAGCGGCGGGGTGCTGGGAGTGTTCTATATCTCGGCCGCGCTGATCATGGCGCCCAGGCTGGGTGCCGCCGGCTTTATCGCCGCGGTGGTGGCCGGGCAGGTGCTGGCCGCGCTGCTGGTGGACCAGTTCGGCCTGGCCGGGTTTGCGGTGCGGGCACTGACGCCGGCGCGGCTGGCCGGCGCCGCGCTGATCGTGGCCGGGATGCTGGCGATGCAGTGGGACAGCGGCGCGGCGGCCGCGCCGGCGCGTCAGCCGCCCGCTGGATCGGGTATCGAATCGGGTTCGGAATCCGGCGCCTGA
- a CDS encoding cysteine-rich CWC family protein — MSDATAVLTGQLRPVEHCSRCGAGFVCGYVAGLPECWCASQPLLPARQIVPGQHCLCPACLADRRQAGQAPDSEPDSIPDPAGG; from the coding sequence ATGAGCGACGCCACCGCAGTGCTGACCGGCCAGCTGCGCCCGGTCGAACATTGCAGCCGCTGCGGCGCCGGCTTCGTCTGCGGCTACGTCGCGGGCTTGCCCGAGTGCTGGTGCGCCAGCCAGCCGCTGCTGCCGGCGCGGCAGATCGTGCCGGGCCAGCACTGCCTGTGCCCGGCCTGCCTGGCGGACCGGAGACAGGCGGGTCAGGCGCCGGATTCCGAACCCGATTCGATACCCGATCCAGCGGGCGGCTGA
- the argB gene encoding acetylglutamate kinase has translation MNADNPGPAATAVAAIAPALKAEILAEALPYIRKFHGKTIVVKYGGNAMTEEKLKHGFARDVILLKLVGMNPVVVHGGGPQIDEALKKVGKVGTFVQGMRVTDEETMEVVEWVLGGEVQQDIVMLINQYGGQAVGLTGKDGGLIRAKRLQMPDRENPGAFIDIGYVGDIEAINPAVVKALQDDAFIPVISPIGFSDDGQAYNINADVVAGKMAEILKAEKLVMMTNIPGVMDKKGNLLTDLSAREIEELFADGTISGGMLPKISSALDAAKSGVHSVHIIDGRIEHSLLLEILTEQAFGTMIRSH, from the coding sequence ATGAACGCCGACAACCCTGGGCCTGCCGCGACCGCGGTGGCCGCCATCGCTCCCGCACTGAAGGCCGAGATCCTCGCCGAGGCCCTGCCGTATATCCGCAAGTTCCACGGCAAGACCATCGTGGTCAAGTACGGCGGCAATGCCATGACCGAAGAGAAGCTCAAGCACGGCTTCGCGCGCGACGTGATCCTGCTGAAGCTGGTCGGCATGAACCCGGTGGTGGTGCACGGCGGCGGCCCGCAGATCGACGAGGCGCTGAAGAAGGTCGGCAAGGTCGGCACCTTCGTGCAGGGCATGCGCGTCACCGACGAAGAGACCATGGAAGTGGTCGAGTGGGTGCTGGGCGGTGAAGTCCAGCAGGACATCGTGATGCTGATCAACCAGTACGGCGGCCAGGCCGTCGGCCTGACCGGCAAGGACGGCGGCCTGATCCGCGCCAAGCGCCTGCAGATGCCCGACCGCGAGAACCCGGGCGCGTTCATCGACATCGGCTATGTCGGCGACATCGAGGCGATCAACCCGGCGGTGGTCAAGGCGCTGCAGGACGACGCCTTCATCCCGGTGATCTCGCCGATCGGCTTCTCCGACGACGGCCAGGCCTACAACATCAACGCCGACGTGGTCGCGGGCAAGATGGCCGAGATCCTCAAGGCCGAGAAGCTGGTGATGATGACCAACATCCCGGGCGTGATGGACAAGAAGGGCAACCTGCTGACCGACCTGTCCGCGCGCGAGATCGAGGAGCTGTTCGCCGACGGCACCATCTCGGGCGGCATGCTGCCGAAGATTTCGTCGGCGCTGGACGCGGCCAAGAGCGGCGTGCATTCGGTGCACATCATCGACGGCCGCATCGAGCATTCGCTGCTGCTGGAAATCCTGACCGAGCAAGCCTTCGGCACCATGATCCGCTCGCACTGA
- a CDS encoding pyrimidine 5'-nucleotidase, producing MSSSLPSPRRVRARLRRRPAGDTSGGTVWLFDLDNTLHDASHAIFPAINRLMTAYVARVLGCDEATASRVRVDYWQRYGATLLGMIRHHGVDPADFLRAAHEFPALAEMVRVRRGLAAHLRRLPGRKILVTNAPQDYARAVLEIAGIRHCFERVVAIEQMWVHGHLRPKPDRRMLRRLLAQARIAPHRAVLVEDTVSHLKRYAGTGIRTAWVTGYLRTVAPSRPHVVPAAPAAVHDDGSRRDAAVRSTLAAEDRRRAGHAVQERSVTLVAAETQAPQAQPDNVPRVRARVPNRPAYVDIKVQSMHQLQRRMRRTGS from the coding sequence GTGTCTTCCAGTCTTCCCTCACCGCGCCGTGTCCGCGCTCGCCTCCGCCGCCGCCCCGCGGGCGATACCTCGGGCGGCACGGTCTGGCTGTTCGATCTCGACAACACCCTGCACGACGCCTCGCACGCGATCTTCCCGGCGATCAACCGGCTGATGACCGCCTACGTGGCGCGCGTGCTCGGCTGCGACGAGGCCACCGCCAGCCGCGTGCGCGTGGACTACTGGCAGCGCTATGGGGCCACGCTGCTCGGCATGATCCGGCACCATGGTGTCGACCCGGCGGATTTCCTGCGCGCCGCGCATGAATTCCCGGCGCTGGCCGAGATGGTGCGGGTGCGGCGCGGCCTGGCTGCGCACCTGCGGCGCCTGCCCGGGCGCAAGATCCTGGTCACCAACGCGCCGCAGGACTATGCGCGCGCGGTGCTGGAGATCGCCGGCATCCGGCACTGCTTCGAGCGCGTGGTGGCGATCGAGCAGATGTGGGTGCACGGCCACCTGCGGCCCAAGCCGGACCGCCGCATGCTGCGCCGGCTGCTGGCGCAGGCGCGCATCGCGCCGCATCGGGCGGTGCTGGTCGAGGACACCGTGTCGCACCTGAAGCGCTACGCCGGCACCGGCATCCGCACCGCCTGGGTGACCGGCTACCTGCGCACGGTCGCGCCGTCGCGACCGCACGTGGTGCCCGCCGCGCCCGCCGCCGTGCATGACGACGGCAGCCGCCGCGACGCCGCGGTGCGCTCGACGCTCGCGGCCGAGGATCGCCGCCGCGCCGGCCACGCGGTGCAGGAGCGCTCGGTGACGCTGGTGGCCGCCGAGACCCAGGCGCCGCAGGCGCAGCCGGACAACGTGCCGCGCGTGCGCGCGCGCGTGCCGAACCGGCCGGCCTATGTGGACATAAAAGTACAATCGATGCATCAACTCCAACGACGAATGCGGAGAACCGGGTCATGA
- the slmA gene encoding nucleoid occlusion factor SlmA yields the protein MQGSEADADQQPALPARKRPRPGERRVQILQTLATMLEHPRGEKITTAALAARLSVSEAALYRHFASKAQMYEGLIGFIEQTVFGLINQITDKEEHGLRQAHAIVRMLLSFAEKNPGMTRVLTGEALVGEHERLQERINQVVDRIEASLRQCLKVAVTQAAFPADADIPARAALIMAAVQGQWHRYAKSGFRKSPSDHAEAHLRVLLG from the coding sequence ATGCAGGGTAGCGAAGCGGACGCCGACCAGCAGCCTGCGCTGCCGGCGCGCAAGCGTCCGCGCCCCGGCGAGCGCCGCGTGCAGATCCTGCAGACGCTGGCCACCATGCTGGAGCACCCGCGCGGGGAGAAGATCACCACCGCGGCGCTGGCCGCGCGCCTGAGCGTGTCCGAGGCGGCGCTGTACCGGCATTTCGCCAGCAAGGCGCAGATGTACGAGGGGCTGATCGGCTTTATCGAGCAGACCGTGTTCGGCCTGATCAACCAGATCACCGACAAGGAAGAGCACGGCCTGCGCCAGGCGCATGCGATCGTGCGCATGCTGCTGTCGTTCGCGGAAAAGAACCCGGGCATGACGCGCGTGCTGACCGGCGAGGCGCTGGTGGGCGAGCACGAACGGCTGCAGGAGCGCATCAACCAGGTGGTGGATCGCATCGAGGCTTCGCTGCGCCAGTGCCTGAAGGTGGCGGTGACCCAGGCCGCGTTCCCGGCGGATGCCGATATTCCCGCGCGCGCCGCGCTGATCATGGCGGCGGTGCAGGGCCAGTGGCACCGCTATGCCAAGAGCGGTTTCCGCAAGTCGCCGTCGGACCATGCCGAGGCGCATCTGCGCGTGCTGCTGGGCTGA
- the metX gene encoding homoserine O-succinyltransferase MetX produces MTDVALPTAAPAALDLPPDSVGVVAPQRMHFAEPLKLRNGSSIAGYDLMVETYGTLNADRSNAVLVCHALNASHHVAGVYADAPRDVGWWDNMVGPGKPLDTNRFFVIGVNNLGSCFGSTGPMSLNPATGAPYGAAFPVVTVEDWVNAQARVADAFGITQFAAVMGGSLGGMQAVAWSLMYPERLRHCIVIASTPKLSAQNIAFNEVARSAILSDPDFHGGNYYAHGVKPKRGLRVARMIGHITYLSDEDMAEKFGRELKSEDIRFSFDVEFQVESYLRYQGDKFAEYFDANTYLLITRALDYFDPALAHGGDLTRAMAQTRASFLVASFGTDWRFAPSRSRELVKALLDNKRPVSYAEIDAPHGHDAFLLDDPRYHNLMRAYYDRIAEEIGA; encoded by the coding sequence ATGACTGATGTCGCCCTGCCGACCGCCGCGCCTGCCGCGCTCGACCTGCCGCCGGATTCGGTCGGCGTGGTCGCGCCGCAGCGCATGCACTTTGCCGAGCCGCTGAAGCTGCGCAACGGCTCGTCCATCGCCGGCTACGACCTGATGGTCGAGACCTACGGCACGCTCAACGCGGACCGCTCCAACGCGGTGCTGGTCTGCCACGCGCTGAACGCCTCGCACCATGTCGCCGGCGTCTATGCCGACGCCCCGCGCGACGTGGGCTGGTGGGACAACATGGTCGGTCCCGGCAAGCCGCTCGATACCAACCGCTTCTTCGTCATCGGCGTCAACAACCTGGGCTCGTGCTTCGGCTCGACCGGGCCGATGAGCCTGAACCCGGCCACCGGCGCGCCCTATGGCGCGGCGTTCCCGGTGGTCACGGTCGAAGACTGGGTCAATGCGCAGGCGCGCGTGGCCGACGCCTTCGGCATCACGCAGTTTGCCGCGGTGATGGGCGGCAGCCTGGGCGGCATGCAGGCAGTGGCCTGGAGCCTGATGTACCCGGAGCGCCTGCGCCACTGCATCGTGATCGCGTCCACGCCCAAGCTGTCGGCGCAGAACATCGCCTTCAACGAGGTGGCGCGCAGCGCGATCCTGTCGGATCCGGACTTCCATGGCGGCAACTACTACGCGCATGGCGTCAAGCCCAAGCGCGGCCTGCGCGTGGCGCGCATGATCGGCCATATCACCTACCTGTCGGACGAGGACATGGCCGAGAAATTCGGCCGCGAACTGAAGAGCGAGGACATCCGCTTCTCGTTCGACGTCGAGTTCCAGGTGGAAAGCTACCTGCGCTACCAGGGCGACAAGTTCGCCGAGTACTTCGACGCCAACACCTACCTGCTGATCACACGCGCGCTCGACTACTTCGATCCCGCGCTGGCGCACGGCGGCGACCTGACGCGCGCGATGGCGCAGACCAGGGCCAGCTTCCTGGTAGCCAGCTTCGGCACCGACTGGCGCTTCGCCCCCAGCCGCAGCCGCGAGCTGGTCAAGGCGCTGCTGGACAACAAGCGCCCGGTCTCGTACGCCGAGATCGACGCCCCCCACGGCCACGATGCCTTCCTGCTCGACGACCCGCGCTATCACAACCTGATGCGCGCCTACTACGACCGCATCGCTGAGGAGATCGGCGCATGA
- the metW gene encoding methionine biosynthesis protein MetW: MNALANPNILALRPDFRAIARWIEPNSTVLDLGCGDGSLLRVLQDELEVQAYGIEIRDEGVLACAQKGVHVIQQNLEGGLALFEDKSFDTVILSQTLQTIHNTAQVLRDTLRVGRECIVSFPNFGYWPHRLSVFRGRMPVSESLPYQWYNTPNVRVLTISDFEALAPKVGLRVIDRVVMHEGVTVSWGVNWRGSLAVYRVCAA; this comes from the coding sequence ATGAACGCCCTGGCCAATCCCAATATCCTGGCGCTGCGCCCCGACTTCCGCGCGATCGCGCGCTGGATCGAACCCAACTCCACCGTGCTCGACCTGGGCTGCGGCGACGGCAGCCTGCTGCGCGTGCTGCAGGACGAGCTCGAGGTGCAGGCCTATGGCATCGAGATCCGGGACGAAGGCGTGCTGGCCTGCGCGCAGAAGGGCGTGCATGTGATCCAGCAGAACCTGGAAGGCGGGCTCGCGCTGTTCGAGGACAAGAGCTTCGACACGGTGATCCTGTCGCAGACGCTGCAGACCATCCACAACACCGCGCAGGTGCTGCGCGACACGTTGCGGGTCGGGCGCGAGTGCATCGTCTCGTTCCCCAACTTCGGCTACTGGCCGCACCGGCTGTCGGTGTTCCGCGGCCGCATGCCGGTGTCGGAATCGCTGCCTTACCAGTGGTACAACACGCCCAACGTGCGCGTGCTGACCATCAGCGACTTCGAGGCGCTGGCGCCCAAGGTCGGCCTGCGCGTGATCGACCGCGTCGTGATGCACGAGGGCGTGACCGTCAGCTGGGGCGTCAACTGGCGCGGCAGCCTGGCGGTGTACCGGGTCTGCGCGGCCTGA
- a CDS encoding VOC family protein, whose product MKVTSYYPVIMTADVAGTAAFYQQHFGFTALFASDWYVHLQLADDPAVNLAVLDGSHETIPAPARGQRAQGLLLNFEVEDPDAVHERLRAAGLPILLPLRDEAFGQRHFITADPNGVLIDIIKPIPPSAEFAAQYQAGALPG is encoded by the coding sequence ATGAAAGTCACCAGCTATTACCCGGTCATCATGACCGCCGACGTGGCCGGCACGGCCGCGTTCTATCAACAGCATTTCGGCTTCACGGCCCTGTTCGCCAGCGACTGGTACGTGCACCTGCAACTGGCGGACGACCCTGCGGTCAACCTCGCCGTGCTCGACGGCAGCCACGAGACCATACCTGCGCCGGCCCGCGGCCAGCGCGCGCAGGGGCTGCTGCTGAACTTCGAGGTGGAAGACCCGGACGCCGTCCATGAGCGCCTGCGCGCAGCCGGGCTGCCGATCCTGCTGCCGCTGCGCGACGAGGCCTTCGGCCAGCGCCATTTCATTACCGCCGATCCCAACGGCGTGCTGATCGACATCATCAAGCCGATCCCGCCGTCGGCGGAATTCGCGGCGCAGTACCAGGCCGGCGCGCTGCCGGGCTAG
- a CDS encoding TetR/AcrR family transcriptional regulator yields the protein MFARNQHVARTNRERTETTRQALTEAARALFVSRGYAETSTPDVCAAAGITRGALYHHFADKRDLFRHVLAEEAAAVAADIEAATPPEQNPAEALLNGAQAYLQAMTVPGRTRLLLVEGPAVLGLREMLALDEANAARTLREGLAAAGVDAAGVAPLLSAAFDRAALEIEAGADAGRVREAMLWLLRRVLGQGGR from the coding sequence ATGTTTGCAAGGAACCAGCACGTGGCCCGCACCAACCGCGAACGCACCGAAACCACCCGCCAGGCGCTGACCGAGGCTGCCCGTGCCCTGTTCGTCAGCCGCGGCTACGCCGAAACCTCGACGCCTGACGTCTGCGCCGCCGCCGGCATCACGCGCGGTGCGCTGTATCACCACTTTGCCGACAAGCGCGACCTGTTCCGCCACGTGCTGGCCGAGGAAGCCGCGGCCGTCGCCGCCGATATCGAAGCCGCCACGCCGCCGGAACAGAATCCTGCCGAGGCGCTGCTCAACGGGGCGCAAGCCTACCTGCAGGCGATGACGGTGCCCGGGCGCACCCGGCTGCTGCTGGTGGAAGGGCCGGCGGTGCTGGGATTGCGCGAGATGCTGGCGCTCGACGAGGCCAACGCGGCCCGGACCTTGCGCGAGGGGCTGGCGGCGGCGGGCGTGGACGCCGCCGGCGTGGCGCCGCTGCTGTCGGCCGCGTTCGACCGCGCCGCGCTGGAGATCGAGGCCGGCGCTGATGCCGGCCGGGTGCGCGAGGCGATGCTATGGCTGCTGCGACGCGTGCTGGGGCAGGGCGGGCGCTAG
- a CDS encoding LysR family transcriptional regulator, which translates to MLDAPLNAMAVFARVVECGSFSAAAQDLGMTPSAVSRHVSRLEARLGASLLQRTTRAFALTELGQSVYAACARMTAAAREVTALAGEHGGAPHGVLRVSAPVSFGQAWLAPRLPPLLAKYPGLDLQLTLADRMVDLVEEGLDVAVRIARELAPGLAARPLREVRYRLVASPGYLERHGAPATPAELPAARCLYLGYGNFGERWTLRHHAGGDKVEVRIPPRLTLNNSLAIMSMVERDAGIGLVPDFSLGDALERGRVVTVLGDWDILEPYIGTAYAVYTPTRHVPPKVRAFVDHLAASAGDAPR; encoded by the coding sequence ATGCTCGATGCGCCACTCAATGCGATGGCGGTGTTTGCACGCGTGGTCGAGTGCGGCAGCTTCTCGGCCGCCGCGCAAGACCTCGGCATGACGCCGTCGGCGGTCAGCCGCCATGTCTCCCGGCTCGAGGCCCGGCTCGGCGCGAGCCTGCTGCAGCGGACCACGCGCGCGTTCGCGCTGACCGAGCTGGGCCAGTCGGTCTACGCCGCCTGCGCGCGCATGACCGCCGCCGCGCGCGAGGTCACCGCGCTCGCCGGCGAACACGGCGGCGCGCCGCACGGCGTGCTGCGCGTGAGCGCGCCGGTCTCGTTCGGGCAAGCCTGGCTGGCGCCGCGGCTGCCGCCGTTGCTGGCGAAGTACCCGGGGCTGGACCTGCAGCTGACGCTGGCCGACCGCATGGTCGACCTGGTCGAAGAAGGCCTGGACGTGGCCGTGCGCATCGCGCGCGAACTGGCCCCCGGCCTGGCGGCGCGGCCGCTGCGCGAGGTGCGCTACCGGTTGGTGGCCTCGCCCGGCTACCTGGAGCGCCATGGCGCGCCGGCAACGCCGGCCGAACTGCCGGCCGCACGCTGCCTGTACCTCGGCTACGGCAATTTTGGCGAGCGCTGGACGCTGCGCCACCACGCCGGCGGCGACAAGGTCGAGGTCCGCATCCCGCCGCGGCTGACGCTGAACAACAGCCTGGCGATCATGAGCATGGTCGAGCGCGATGCCGGCATCGGGCTGGTGCCGGATTTCTCGCTGGGCGATGCGCTGGAACGGGGGCGCGTCGTCACCGTGCTGGGCGACTGGGACATCCTGGAACCCTACATCGGCACGGCATACGCGGTGTACACGCCGACGCGGCACGTGCCGCCCAAGGTGCGGGCCTTTGTCGATCATCTGGCAGCCAGCGCCGGCGACGCACCGCGTTGA
- a CDS encoding DMT family transporter produces the protein MPSQQPQPGGAWRMVAAMVLSGTIGWFVVTSGQPPLDVVFFRCLFGGAALLGVLTLQRGWVRMTRAQAGWLVLGGVTLVLNWLALFSAYAYSGIAIATVVYHTQPFFLLLLTSVLQREPFPFARLPWLVLAFAGVMLITGLEHGAGGASMLAGIGQGLLAALLYAVTTLATRRLQAIPPGQIAGLQMVLGVLMLAPLAHPAAGSYGGGTWGALLALGLVHTGVMYTLLYGAFQRLSVVSIATLSFIYPLVAIVIDVMVFGVVLGPLQVAGMALVLLGVVANQLGWALPLRRRARG, from the coding sequence ATGCCTTCGCAACAACCCCAGCCGGGCGGCGCCTGGCGCATGGTCGCAGCCATGGTGCTGTCGGGGACCATCGGCTGGTTCGTGGTCACCAGCGGACAGCCGCCGCTGGATGTGGTGTTCTTCCGCTGCCTGTTCGGCGGCGCCGCGCTGCTGGGCGTGCTGACCTTGCAGCGCGGCTGGGTGCGCATGACCCGCGCCCAGGCCGGCTGGCTGGTGCTGGGCGGCGTCACGCTGGTGCTCAACTGGCTGGCGCTGTTTTCGGCGTACGCGTACAGCGGCATTGCCATCGCCACGGTGGTCTACCATACCCAGCCGTTCTTCCTGCTGCTGCTGACTTCCGTGCTGCAGCGCGAGCCGTTCCCGTTCGCGCGGCTGCCATGGCTGGTGCTGGCCTTTGCCGGCGTCATGCTGATCACCGGGCTGGAGCACGGCGCCGGCGGCGCTTCGATGCTGGCCGGCATCGGCCAGGGCCTGCTGGCGGCACTGCTGTACGCCGTGACCACGCTGGCCACGCGGCGGCTGCAGGCGATCCCGCCGGGACAGATCGCCGGACTGCAGATGGTGCTGGGCGTGCTGATGCTGGCGCCGCTGGCGCATCCGGCGGCGGGCAGCTATGGCGGCGGCACCTGGGGCGCGCTGCTGGCGCTCGGGCTGGTGCATACCGGGGTGATGTACACGCTGCTGTACGGCGCCTTCCAGCGGCTGTCGGTGGTGTCGATCGCCACGCTGTCGTTTATCTACCCGCTGGTGGCGATCGTCATCGACGTGATGGTGTTCGGCGTGGTGCTGGGGCCGCTGCAGGTGGCCGGCATGGCGCTGGTGTTGCTGGGCGTGGTTGCCAACCAGCTTGGCTGGGCGCTGCCGTTGCGGCGGCGGGCGCGGGGATGA
- a CDS encoding acyl-CoA thioesterase: MSSAPQIQAAAAASPLHPFDDALALVPAGEHRFRGRTTPAYWNMIGPFGGITAATLLQAAMDHPQRLGEPVSLTVNFAGPIAEGPFEIEARPVRTNRSTQHWTLELRQSDAVATTATAMFAVRRDTWACGEAVMPDVPAADALPAMGGFAPVRWLKAYDMRPVRGAKPIAEAGTEHPDSLTQFWLRDAPARTPDFAAVAAWADSFYPRIFLKRAGFVPAGTVSMTTYFHADAATLAALGHSHVLASAQAQVFRQGFFDQRAQLWSAAGELIASSHQIVYYKE; encoded by the coding sequence ATGTCCTCTGCGCCCCAGATCCAAGCCGCCGCTGCCGCCAGCCCGCTCCATCCCTTCGACGACGCGCTGGCGCTGGTGCCGGCCGGCGAACACCGCTTCCGGGGCCGCACCACGCCTGCGTACTGGAACATGATCGGACCGTTTGGCGGCATCACCGCCGCCACGCTGCTGCAGGCGGCGATGGACCATCCGCAGCGCCTGGGCGAGCCGGTCTCGCTGACCGTCAACTTTGCCGGGCCGATCGCCGAGGGCCCGTTCGAGATCGAGGCGCGTCCGGTTCGCACCAACCGCTCGACCCAGCACTGGACCCTGGAATTGCGCCAGAGCGATGCCGTTGCCACCACCGCCACCGCGATGTTCGCGGTGCGGCGCGACACCTGGGCCTGCGGCGAAGCGGTGATGCCGGACGTGCCGGCCGCCGACGCGCTGCCGGCGATGGGCGGGTTTGCGCCGGTGCGCTGGCTCAAGGCCTACGACATGCGGCCGGTGCGCGGCGCCAAGCCGATCGCCGAGGCCGGCACCGAGCACCCGGACAGCCTGACCCAGTTCTGGCTGCGCGATGCGCCGGCGCGCACGCCGGACTTCGCCGCGGTGGCGGCGTGGGCCGACAGCTTCTACCCGCGCATCTTCCTCAAGCGCGCTGGCTTCGTGCCGGCCGGCACGGTGTCGATGACCACGTATTTCCATGCCGATGCGGCCACGCTGGCCGCGCTGGGCCACAGCCATGTGCTGGCCAGCGCGCAGGCGCAGGTGTTCCGCCAGGGATTCTTCGACCAGCGCGCGCAGCTGTGGAGCGCCGCGGGCGAGCTGATCGCCAGCTCGCACCAGATCGTCTACTACAAGGAATAA
- a CDS encoding muropeptide transporter, with translation MNFQTYLDIFRNRRIGAMLMLGFASGLPLALTSGTLQAWMTVEGLDIKTIGFFSLVGQAYIFKFLWAPLMDRYTPPLMGRRRGWLLLTQVGLVLGIAGMAFCPPQQALWMLAALATLVAFLSASQDIVFDAYSTDVLRPAERGAGAAVKVLGYRLAMLVSGGLALWLADRVLGWQQTYLLMAALMGVGIITLLWAPEPDVPARAPRSLEEAVVGPLRDFFARPGAWWLLLLIVLYKLGDAFAGSLSTTFLIRGAGFSAGEVGIVNKTLGLAATIVGALFGGTLMVRLGLYRSLMLFGVLQAVSNLGYWILAVTPPHLWTMGATIAVENLCGGMGTAAFVALLMTLCNRSFSATQYALLSALASVGRVYVGPTSGYMVEAWGWAPFYLGTVVVALPGVMLLWAMRHTVHRYEAQAREAVA, from the coding sequence ATGAATTTCCAGACCTATCTCGATATCTTCCGCAACCGCCGCATCGGCGCCATGCTGATGCTGGGCTTTGCCTCCGGCCTGCCGCTGGCGCTGACCTCCGGCACCCTGCAGGCGTGGATGACGGTCGAAGGGCTGGACATCAAGACCATCGGCTTTTTCTCGCTGGTGGGCCAGGCCTATATCTTCAAGTTCCTGTGGGCGCCGTTGATGGACCGCTACACGCCGCCGCTGATGGGGCGCCGGCGCGGCTGGCTGCTGCTGACCCAGGTCGGGCTGGTGCTGGGCATCGCCGGCATGGCGTTCTGCCCGCCGCAGCAGGCGCTGTGGATGCTGGCGGCGCTGGCCACGCTGGTGGCGTTCCTGTCGGCGTCGCAGGACATCGTCTTCGACGCCTACAGCACCGACGTGCTGCGCCCGGCCGAGCGCGGCGCCGGCGCGGCGGTCAAGGTGCTGGGCTACCGGCTGGCGATGCTGGTCTCGGGCGGGCTGGCGCTGTGGCTGGCGGACCGCGTGCTGGGCTGGCAGCAGACCTACCTGCTGATGGCAGCGCTGATGGGCGTGGGCATCATTACCTTGCTTTGGGCGCCTGAGCCGGATGTGCCCGCGCGCGCGCCGCGCTCGCTGGAAGAGGCGGTGGTGGGCCCGCTGCGCGACTTCTTCGCGCGCCCGGGGGCATGGTGGCTGCTGCTGCTGATCGTGCTGTACAAGCTCGGCGACGCCTTTGCCGGCAGCCTGTCGACCACCTTCCTGATCCGCGGCGCCGGCTTCTCGGCGGGCGAGGTCGGCATCGTCAACAAGACCCTGGGGCTGGCCGCGACCATCGTTGGCGCGCTGTTCGGCGGCACGCTGATGGTGCGGCTGGGCCTGTACCGCTCGCTGATGCTGTTCGGCGTGCTGCAGGCGGTGTCGAACCTGGGCTACTGGATCCTGGCGGTGACGCCGCCGCACCTGTGGACCATGGGCGCGACGATTGCGGTCGAGAACCTGTGCGGCGGCATGGGCACGGCGGCCTTCGTCGCGCTGCTGATGACGCTGTGCAACCGCTCGTTCTCGGCCACGCAGTACGCACTGCTGTCCGCGCTGGCGTCGGTGGGCCGGGTCTATGTGGGACCGACCTCGGGCTATATGGTCGAGGCCTGGGGCTGGGCGCCGTTCTATCTCGGCACCGTAGTCGTGGCGCTGCCCGGCGTGATGCTGCTCTGGGCGATGCGCCACACCGTGCACCGCTACGAGGCCCAGGCGCGCGAAGCGGTGGCCTGA